A stretch of Komagataella phaffii GS115 chromosome 2, complete sequence DNA encodes these proteins:
- a CDS encoding Putative serine/threonine protein kinase, with product MVSLTSDIKSNPPSVSRTPSFLRKSQNSPITSQERDKDKDKDTKEKKMSKISRLLHKSESHHGEVSEKEGHHKIRSRAATLLHIKNKSEHAPTPVAPTPMRATTHGELNSSKKKADELAAMRNGIAAPRPQKQQPLSRPASSATLTRKDSIQYNPYGLIKTPSQQLASKSNSFYLNGSGSESEDSRLLPLPVENPNMHLPSELHQLNVNILEEYTLPEKNSKKDKSLGSGASATVRTILGKQNSKVYALKKFQLFKNETSEEFYKRAAKEYIITKNLDSCLHVVRCYALVKIPSSTSFTRGWGFILEYCKGGDLFDFIRKPNWKSVPLNEKFCLFKQLAFGINNLHESDIVHRDIKPENVLIDSKGVVKITDFGVADYGHEIPGDFTSPIKFSTAFVGSAPYSPPEVMDLKDHVNRKVPYNPFKMDHWALGMMLFCVVYQGTPFSAASRKNLQFREYLTANSTYLSSNPSFKFGGVTKGPGTEFKYAKEFKSTGASRCAWRLCDEDPETRYTLPALFKDPWFQQLEVCIKEGKHFCNFVHHDDFTDYSDTEWETEDERTELDYRVRSDSSQNPSRSNSTMHRSTSAQMSRTSSQSSMIKTPVKSMLDVGAGGMDLNQKIKEEDIQEAAEFEEEAHHVIKQPKAVSPAESKVELSNGEILGQQLPNLSLEEIPETEEVETEEADSEAKDKVPEGIPQVVPDTNSRKIAETVLGSTPDDAIEAVPGTFPNNAPGPDVHFEPPSEANVNLDYSEVNNENHPDSNTEASKHSPPHLHHFLEDLSARHNVLVTESGAKPIVYPPKITESDRDVNIVKTKEEIIRERSLDIIVPTDLIIKASCGCKIKPHHHLF from the coding sequence ATGGTTTCCTTAACTAGTGACATCAAGTCAAATCCTCCCTCAGTTTCCCGTACACCATCGTTTCTGCGCAAGTCGCAGAACTCTCCTATTACTTCACAGGAGAGGGACAAAGACAAAGACAAAGATACtaaagagaagaaaatgagCAAGATCTCCAGATTGTTGCACAAATCTGAAAGTCATCATGGAGAAGTATCCGAGAAAGAAGGACACCACAAGATTAGAAGCAGAGCTGCAACGCTTTTACAtatcaagaacaagagTGAACATGCCCCTACTCCGGTTGCCCCGACACCTATGAGGGCAACAACTCATGGAGAATTGAACTCTTCTAAGAAAAAAGCCGATGAATTGGCAGCCATGAGAAATGGGATTGCAGCTCCTAGACCTCAAAAACAACAACCTTTAAGTCGTCCAGCAAGTTCTGCTACTTTAACCCGTAAGGACTCTATTCAGTATAATCCATATGGTCTCATCAAAACTCCATCCCAGCAGCTCGCTTCGAAATCGAACTCTTTCTACTTGAATGGAAGTGGGTCGGAATCTGAAGATAGTAGGTTGTTGCCTTTGCCTGTTGAGAATCCCAATATGCATTTACCTTCTGAGTTACATCAGCTTAACGTGAATATTCTAGAGGAGTATACTCTACCAGAAAAGAACTCCAAGAAAGACAAGAGTTTAGGCTCCGGTGCCTCTGCTACAGTGAGAACTATCCTTGGCAAGCAGAATAGCAAAGTTTATGCCTTGAAAAAgttccaattgttcaagaatgaaACTTCTGAAGAATTCTATAAAAGAGCTGCCAAGGAATATATTATAACCAAGAACTTAGATTCATGTCTACATGTCGTCAGGTGCTATGCTCTAGTAAAGATACCCTCATCAACAAGTTTTACGAGAGGCTGGGGATTTATTTTAGAGTACTGCAAAGGTGGTGATTTGTTCGACTTTATTCGTAAACCCAACTGGAAATCTGttcctttgaatgaaaagttttgcTTGTTTAAACAATTAGCTTTTGGCATCAATAATCTTCATGAAAGTGATATCGTGCATAGAGATATCAAACCAGAAAATGTATTGATTGATTCTAAAGGAGTGGTAAAGATTACAGATTTTGGTGTTGCTGATTATGGTCATGAAATCCCAGGAGATTTCACTTCCCCAATCAAGTTTTCTACTGCATTTGTTGGATCTGCTCCTTATTCCCCTCCAGAAGTGATGGATTTAAAGGACCATGTAAACAGAAAAGTGCCCTACAACCCATTCAAGATGGATCATTGGGCACTGGGAATGATGCTTTTTTGTGTTGTTTACCAAGGGACACCCTTTTCAGCTGCATCGAGGAAGAATTTGCAATTCAGAGAGTATCTTACTGCAAACTCGACTTATTTATCTTCCAATCCGTCATTCAAGTTTGGTGGAGTAACCAAAGGTCCTGGGACTGAATTCAAATATGCCAAAGAGTTTAAATCTACAGGTGCATCTCGATGTGCATGGAGACTATGTGATGAAGATCCGGAAACACGATACACATTGCCTGCTCTATTCAAGGATCCCTGGTTCCAGCAACTAGAAGTTTGCATAAAAGAGGGCAAGCACTTTTGCAATTTTGTTCACCACGATGACTTCACTGACTACTCTGATACCGAATGGGAAACggaagatgaaagaacTGAGTTAGACTACAGGGTTAGGTCCGATAGCTCTCAGAATCCTTCTCGTAGTAACTCTACAATGCACCGATCTACTTCAGCCCAGATGTCTCGGACTTCCAGCCAGTCGAGCATGATTAAGACCCCGGTCAAGTCAATGCTGGATGTTGGTGCAGGTGGTATGGATTTaaatcaaaaaatcaaagaagaagacatcCAAGAGGCAGCCgagtttgaagaggagGCTCATCATGTAATAAAGCAACCGAAAGCTGTAAGCCCAGCTGAAAGCAAAGTTGAGCTTTCAAATGGTGAAATTTTGGGTCAGCAGCTCccaaatctttctttggaggaaattcctgaaactgaagaagttgaaactgaagaagcAGACTCCGAAGCCAAAGATAAAGTACCTGAAGGTATTCCTCAAGTGGTTCCAGAtacaaattcaagaaagattgCGGAGACTGTGTTGGGCAGCACTCCTGACGATGCAATTGAAGCAGTTCCAGGAACTTTCCCGAACAACGCCCCTGGCCCCGATGTCCATTTTGAACCTCCTTCTGAAGCTAATGTCAATCTGGATTATTCTGAGGTTAATAATGAAAACCATCCAGATAGCAATACCGAAGCTTCTAAACATTCCCCGCCgcatcttcatcacttCCTGGAGGATCTAAGTG
- a CDS encoding AP-1 accessory protein has protein sequence MDKTKFMFSSAVLFPNSEEASDISKAQTDLYSYLFQVFKYLEYKNSMNITDLDFLMGQIHETVGYFTKNYSSDTDTIEILQVQSMRLLGKVYTKLFAHYMENSSDKVSIGLIELTNRCLDPLTDGLKKLSMRSNWYSTIKHLNIVILQLLFSKFKGFLNSFKSTTLTTLYKYLKKCTDNYNSSVENSTFKANYFNDMMLLIDIILMNDSSGTNILDSKLYNRLLKISKIVTTKKPNIDNFLVKEGYVYPIQSVTFANNFLVSLLKSDKFVLSIKSKKDSSKDGSLYLQALAPHLSILREASSSNYAHLRLASSKNIADLLCFYYITFVIPNKSSDISSNSLSACLNVIFDAYTAISSDIRTKVSQLEVFVQFISSLNIYHRTKVVSSDGINFVASTSYAIINFILNKLFLSTPSVSKDGSKLNVVINEKSDYNDALMTLTHLGYVYDAIIAQIDCDANCLLLLTRLVSNEALFATSNVYLLCTLLDFVKKSIVSLDQFVLSHQELEGSESFDLVKLLSEKLYKLSDSTNFYVRVSACETLLKLIQIKPELSFDILNTSFEQLSTSLESNENEGSLILNENHGRAFIISTILTNLREKDYISTDFVLKTLSLALGYLKNFNSSVVVNNIFGSSSASFISDFGYERQLVSWILMIGLFNYASNGSDTQSNMLLLDNSNYMSFWKNLLAHNIPSNFVKIDSTNKITNLNEIKKLLEIKNLALTSLLAYITFLTSCKATDAIHNLKNSDETTLLSPDLSKKINMILNKSFTFITYLETQLYDFVLDSHVKQQIILNKLRILQSYCKLLPFLNIRNEFNSSIMLQIVKNFSDSSLYDYELNLSEFNSVKDLKRATKVGAEFDELSIFRMNDGLTFGLTSKLNRFQVEDLMVKATQFANISADNEVDFKRLNIKSSLESRNVKSFFNPLTVFDETFETFVYRPIHHSLLNDYLLLLYNGSENIGYSESEQYAPSVDTMVVDVSIELFASIFPSLSFKIQQSVLDSLSSQLRIEGSKISPRKRVVYFNTAVTLHSMLSYAEKNKLLLPLTTVCSIVECIKTLNKLTSSLVFLNSESVGLACGALERTTENTKFILEQVDIIVNSIVQDNNPIARSFAVLSLSTIFKHNNFINAKGILDVVYTLVMDPHPGLRQASIDALINILESYPQLELNINFVKMAISKLLLIWVKDDLADSCSSTIFSNLSFTLINNPYPSSIKLLRTIINVLGPNISSLNAQIQELVQQLILSFMYFTTYDYAHISQEMLILLEELSIYDKQLIEGFVYVKFLKFVLVNNFMVGVYNFNSVTLTLDDNEDLNTNSELYPVSTSLRVWKLAIYSTLQFYKLHINNLESSRKLIDSKFKNLIIIALENSPENSSLQSLFQLWFHNGLSFYGENEAMSQKQMWFEKLFELFHMTKTELQNELLEIFRKRIKNAGVYYESKNVALRGKRTGQILAKNSSLSRLSTNTEISDDNDEEEQNDDNETDDEEEAQEALAGTGNTEEAPKDSTLGSKRLMDSGDESLNIIEDEDTNWKFKHFILKQFIVFISLARNDSRLKTFLAQRISDVMRISFVASTSNIMNLRLTGMSLLGDIIDIFASFKDPLYPEMSILDQQQAQLISSIVPAFSSDSCVPLACDAVIIASKLISCNILPVSRLQRITRVLTTALEDFSTFDPNAGETQGHIKIGSVLIPSAKTQLKMKLAVLNAWAHLKINLQSDDVELSELISKYIDILVPMWIYSLREYSLLAYGSKFTSDSHQASSKLLYEESWPNFLEVIGIVVHEDQSVLLDFLGDDSENFLFVIFAEGIETLVKGSANASTPNQPLSPECVKVLRSFHHIFKLKPLSALLANDSVFIEFIDLFYRLLLILNHESKVLILDVLESINLDSFHDPDKLFELLRLSYLPVIQILPFVSEKTIEREKLGPFSDKDLTLLKKSFSLLHKLISHLPEMIQIDLLSSMLYVISLCFELNNTDIISVTLPLLKLVVVSLNSKGRSDILIKFYNEIKPGLLSNKHSTLIRMILLSAEGTFFFTNEDCEVFAQDLCKSLISKQQLTFTTQFVRNVVKQATAGNVDGAKNIVRKLLPALISLLKNNLRKNDSDKIEDPRLILEIFIVFTKQLTDEDNLKSALGLTLPLILWVDDKVGDDDVKVRNYCHSKLLDLIQFNPALFKDLVNTLSEEEKEKTEKLVKLRVNNDWSSDTDEQESHIELKQFG, from the coding sequence ATGGATAAGACCAAATTTATGTTTTCTTCGGCTGTGTTGTTCCCCAATTCAGAAGAAGCATCGGATATTTCTAAAGCTCAAACCGACCTTTATTCCtatctctttcaagtaTTCAAATACCTAGAATACAAGAATTCCATGAATATCACAGATTTAGACTTTCTGATGGGTCAAATACACGAGACTGTTGGTTATTTCACCAAAAATTACAGCTCAGACACAGATACTATTGAAATTTTGCAGGTGCAATCAATGAGGCTTTTAGGTAAGGTATACACCAAATTATTTGCCCATTATATGGAAAATAGCAGTGATAAAGTTTCAATAGGTTTAATTGAGTTAACAAATCGTTGTTTGGATCCACTGACCGACGGGTTAAAGAAATTGTCCATGAGATCTAATTGGTACTCAACCATCAAACATCTCAACATTGTTATTTTGCAACTGTTGTTCAGCAAGTTTAAAGGCTTTTTGaatagtttcaaaagtACTACGTTGACGACTTTGTATaaatatttgaaaaaatgcACGGACAACTATAATAGTTCGGTCGAAAACTCGACTTTCAAAGCCAATTACTTCAATGACATGATGCTGTTAATTGATATTATTCTAATGAATGATTCCAGTGGAACTAACATTTTagattcaaaattgtaCAATagacttttgaagatatctAAAATTGTTACCACTAAGAAGCCGAACATTGACAACTTCCTGGTGAAAGAAGGCTATGTATATCCCATTCAAAGTGTGACATTTGCCAATAATTTTTTGGTGTCATTACTGAAATCTGACAAGTTTGTCCTATCGATAAAGTCTAAAAAAGACAGCTCAAAAGACGGATCGCTGTATTTGCAGGCACTAGCCCCACATTTATCCATTCTACGTGAAGCCTCGAGCTCCAATTATGCCCATTTAAGACTTGCATCCTCTAAGAACATCGCTGACTTGCTATGTTTTTACTATATCACTTTTGTCATCCCTAACAAATCCAGCgatatttcttcaaattcattgaGCGCATGTTTGAACGTTATATTCGACGCTTACACAGCCATATCTTCCGATATAAGGACAAAAGTTAGCCAGTTGGAAGTGTTTGTTCAGTTCATATCCAGCCTCAATATTTATCACAGGACCAAGGTTGTTTCGTCCGATGGAATAAATTTTGTGGCATCTACCTCGTACGCTATTATCAACTTTATTTTGAATAAATTGTTCCTCTCTACGccttcagtttcaaaagatggAAGCAAACTGAACGTTGtgatcaatgaaaaatctgaTTACAACGATGCATTAATGACTCTTACTCACTTGGGTTATGTTTATGATGCTATCATAGCACAAATCGACTGTGATGCAAATTGCCTGCTTCTTCTTACTCGGTTGGTCTCTAATGAGGCCCTGTTTGCCACAAGTAATGTTTACCTCCTTTGCACTTTACTGGATTTCGTGAAGAAGTCTATTGTAAGCTTGGATCAATTTGTGCTGTCTCACCAAGAACTCGAGGGATCTGAATCTTTCGATTTAGTGAAGTTGCTCTCTGAAAAGTTGTATAAACTCTCCGACAGTACCAACTTCTACGTTAGAGTTTCCGCCTGCGAAACCTTACTAAAGCTGATACAGATCAAACCTGAGTTATCTTTTGACATTTTGAACAcatcttttgaacaattaTCAACATCATTAGAAAGTAATGAGAACGAAGGCAGCTTGATCTTAAATGAGAATCATGGAAGAGCTTTTATCATATCGACCATCCTAACTAATCTCAGAGAAAAAGACTACATTAGCACGGATTTTGTTCTAAAGACACTATCACTAGCATTAGgatacttgaaaaattttaACTCCTCTGTTGTCGTCAATAAtatttttggttcaagCTCTGCATCTTTTATTTCAGATTTTGGCTATGAAAGGCAACTCGTAAGTTGGATTTTGATGATCGGACTGTTCAATTATGCATCAAATGGCTCTGATACGCAGAGTAATATGCTGTTGTTGGATAACTCCAACTATATGTCTTTCTGGAAGAATCTCTTGGCCCACAATATTCCCTCCAATTTTGTCAAGATTGATTCTACAAACAAAATCACAAACCTTAACGAAATTAAAAAACTATTGGAGATAAAAAATTTGGCATTGACATCTTTATTGGCCTATATTACTTTTTTAACTTCGTGCAAGGCTACCGATGCTATTCATAACCTGAAAAATTCCGATGAGACAACATTATTGTCTCCAGACCTGTCTAAGAAAATAAACATGATCCTTAACAAAAGCTTCACGTTTATCACTTATCTTGAAACCCAACTGTATGATTTTGTTCTGGACTCCCATGTGAAGCAGCAAATCATTTTAAACAAGCTAAGAATTCTACAAAGCTATTGCAAGCTACTTCCTTTCCTAAATATAAGAAATGAATTTAACTCATCGATTATGCTTCAAATCGTCAAGAATTTCAGTGATTCAAGTCTCTACGACTATGAACTAAATTTGAGCGAGTTCAACAGTGTAAAAGATCTCAAAAGGGCAACTAAAGTTGGAGCTGAATTCGATGAATTATCAATTTTTCGCATGAATGACGGATTAACATTTGGCCTGACTAGCAAGCTCAATAGATTTCAAGTCGAAGATTTGATGGTTAAAGCTACTCAATTTGCAAATATATCTGCTGACAACGAAGTCGATTTCAAGCGACTGAACATCAAGTCGTCCTTAGAATCAAGAAACGTTAAAAGCTTTTTCAATCCGCTTACTGTATTTGATGAAACATTTGAGACTTTTGTCTATAGACCAATTCACCACAGTCTTTTGAACGATTATCTCTTGCTCTTATACAACGGATCTGAAAATATCGGCTATTCAGAGAGCGAGCAATATGCTCCCAGTGTTGACACCATGGTGGTAGATGTTTCTATTGAGCTCTTCGCATCTAtctttccttctttgagtttcaaGATTCAGCAGTCAGTTTTGGATTCTTTGAGCAGTCAGCTGAGAATTGAGGGTAGCAAGATTTCTCCAAGGAAGAGGGTTGTCTATTTCAATACAGCTGTCACCTTGCATTCGATGTTGTCATACGCTGAGAAGAATAAATTGCTGTTACCGTTAACAACTGTTTGCTCTATCGTTGAATGCATTAAGACACTCAACAAGCTAACGTCTTCACTTGTTTTTTTGAACTCTGAATCGGTTGGATTGGCATGCGGTGCTCTGGAGCGAACAACTGAAAATACCAAATTCATACTAGAACAAGTGGACATCATTGTCAATTCGATTGTACAAGACAATAATCCCATTGCAAGGTCATTTGCTGTTCTTTCACTGTCAACCATTTTCAAGCACAATAATTTTATCAATGCAAAAGGGATCCTCGATGTTGTGTACACTTTGGTGATGGACCCACATCCCGGTTTGAGGCAGGCATCTATAGATGCGCTAATAAATATTTTGGAGAGCTATCCCCAACTGGAGTTGAATATTAACTTTGTGAAAATGGCTATATCCAAATTACTGCTTATCTGGGTGAAGGATGACCTTGCAGATAGCTGTAGTTCGACCATATTTTCTAACCTCAGTTTCACGCTCATCAATAACCCTTATCCCTCTTCGATAAAGCTGCTAAGAACTATAATCAATGTGTTGGGTCCTAAcatttcttccttgaaCGCCCAGATCCAAGAATTGGTTCAGCAATTAATTTTGAGCTTTATGTATTTCACAACTTATGACTACGCCCATATCTCTCAGGAGATGCTGATATTGCTGGAAGAACTGTCTATATATGACAAACAGCTCATCGAAGGATTTGTTTATGTTAAATTCCTGAAGTTTGTTTTGGTAAACAATTTCATGGTTGGTGTTTATAACTTCAACTCGGTTACACTCACTCTCgatgataatgaagatTTAAATACCAACTCAGAACTTTATCCAGTGTCCACGAGTTTGAGGGTTTGGAAACTGGCTATTTACTCTACCCTTCAGTTTTACAAACTTCATATCAATAACTTAGAGTCTTCTAGAAAGTTGATTgattccaagttcaaaaatttgataaTTATTGCATTAGAAAATTCACCGGaaaattcttctttgcagTCTCtatttcaactttggttcCACAATGGCTTAAGCTTTTACGGGGAGAATGAGGCAATGTCACAGAAGCAGATGTGGTTTGAAAAGCTTTTTGAGCTGTTTCATATGACTAAGACGGAACTGCAGaatgaacttttggagatTTTCCGGAAAAGGATAAAAAATGCTGGGGTCTACTATGAGTCAAAGAATGTAGCTTTGAGGGGCAAGAGAACAGGTCAAATTTTGGCGAAGAACTCTTCTTTGAGTCGCCTTTCAACGAACACTGAAATTAGCGACgataatgatgaagaagaacaaaatgaTGATAACGAGactgatgatgaggaagaagccCAAGAGGCTCTAGCTGGTACAGGAAATACAGAGGAAGCACCCAAAGATTCTACTCTTGGTTCCAAGAGATTGATGGACTCAGGGGATGAGTCTCTAAACATTATTGAAGACGAGGATACAAACTGGAAATTCAAGCATTTTATACTGAAGCAGTTTATTGTTTTTATTTCGTTGGCACGAAATGATAGTAGACTGAAGACATTTTTGGCTCAAAGAATATCCGATGTGATGAgaatttcttttgttgCATCTACTTCCAATATCATGAACCTGAGATTGACAGGAATGTCATTGTTGGGTGATATCATTGACATTTTTGCATCATTCAAAGACCCTCTTTATCCCGAAATGTCCATATTAGACCAGCAACAGGCTCAATTGATAAGTTCAATTGTTCCCGCTTTTAGCTCTGATTCTTGTGTTCCATTGGCATGCGATGCTGTTATCATTGCAAGCAAGCTTATAAGTTGTAATATTTTGCCTGTATCCAGGCTTCAGCGAATCACTCGAGTCCTGACTACAGCTTTGGAAGacttttcaacttttgatcCCAATGCTGGTGAAACTCAAGGGCATATAAAGATCGGGTCCGTTCTGATACCCAGCGCCAAAACGCAACTCAAAATGAAGCTTGCTGTCCTTAATGCTTGGGCACATCTGAAAATTAATTTGCAATCAGACGACGTTGAACTTTCGGAGCTGATATCAAAGTATATTGACATTTTAGTTCCTATGTGGATATATTCATTGAGAGAGTACTCTCTATTGGCCTATGGATCAAAGTTTACTTCTGATAGCCATCAAGCCTCAAGCAAGTTGTTGTACGAGGAGTCGTGGCCTAACTTCTTGGAGGTAATCGGAATTGTTGTGCACGAAGACCAGTCTGTTCTTTTGGATTTTCTCGGGGACGATTCAGAGAACTTTTTGTTCGTAATTTTTGCAGAGGGTATAGAAACCCTGGTGAAAGGTTCGGCCAATGCCTCCACTCCAAATCAACCTCTGTCTCCAGAATGCGTTAAGGTACTAAGAAGTTTCCACcacattttcaagttgaagCCGTTATCGGCTTTACTTGCTAACGATTCCGTTTTCATCGAATTCATTGATTTATTCTACAGATTGTTACTTATTTTAAACCACGAATCGAAGGTTTTAATCTTAGATGTTCTTGAAAGTATTAATCTGGATTCGTTCCACGATCCTGACAAGCTATTCGAACTATTGAGATTGAGCTATTTACCTGTTATTCAAATTCTTCCGTTTGTGTCAGAGAAGACTatagaaagagagaaactTGGACCATTTTCTGATAAGGATCTgactttgttgaaaaaatcatttAGCTTGCTTCATAAGTTAATCAGCCATCTTCCCGAAATGATCCAAATTGATTTGCTATCTTCAATGTTATATGTTATAAGCTTATGCTTCGAGTTGAACAATACAGATATCATTTCAGTCACTTTGCCATTACTAAAGCTGGTAGTAGTATCACTGAATTCGAAAGGAAGATCGGATATTTTGATCAAGTTCTACAATGAGATAAAACCTGGCCTGTTGAGCAACAAACACTCAACTCTGATAAGAATGATTTTACTGTCGGCGGAAGGCaccttttttttcaccaaCGAGGACTGTGAGGTGTTTGCACAAGATTTGTGTAAAAGTTTGATCTCCAAGCAACAACTAACCTTTACGACACAGTTTGTTAGAAATGTCGTCAAACAAGCAACAGCTGGAAACGTTGATGGTGCTAAAAACATTGTGCGCAAGTTGCTTCCTGCATTGATAAGCTTGCTGAAGAATAACTTGAGAAAAAACGACTCAgacaaaattgaagatccTAGACTGATTCTTGAGATTTTCATTGTCTTCACCAAGCAACTGACAGACGAAGacaatttgaaatcagCATTGGGTCTGACTTTGCCGTTGATACTCTGGGTGGACGATAAGGTTGGAGATGACGATGTGAAAGTAAGAAACTACTGCCATTCTAAGCTATTGGATTTAATACAATTTAACCCGGCCTTATTTAAGGATTTGGTCAACACGTTGagtgaagaagagaaagaaaagactgaaaaattagTCAAGTTACGAGTCAACAATGACTGGTCTTCCGATACGGACGAACAAGAAAGTCACATTGAGTTGAAACAGTTTGGTTGA
- a CDS encoding Mannosyltransferase, involved in N-linked glycosylation → MFSNRLLLFGLFYLRLISTFYGIISDCDEVFNYWEPLNFMLRGFGKQTWEYSPEYAIRSWSYLVPLWIAGYPPLFLDIPSYYFFYFFRLLLVIFSLVAEVKLYHSLKKNVSSKISFWYLLFTTVAPGMSHSTIALLPSSFAMVCHTFAIRYVIDYLQLPTLMRTIRETAAISPAHKQQLANSLNNSSQYLIVAKAVFWYTVGGLLGWPFALALALPFAITIFVRKVYYKELHQLAVIGALSVFIVLLILAYVVQIDSICYNKTELIPLNIVLYNVLNTDDSVGPDIFGTEPVSYYILNLLLNFNFLALLGYASLPLLLIFNFLPDFNLRSSNVKLFGHEGGSNKLITLFAPLYLWSVIFFTQPHKEERFLYPIYPLITLGAAFATHQLIRIPSLLSTVFIPNKRVLHKAINLTIIILFSSFIVVISVLRVFALISHYSAPLFVYQHLDQFASDTPKNVCVGREWYHYPSSFFLPPSMRLRFVRSGFSGMLPGDFDESVSRLSSMSNIPRELYNNKNLFESDKVIPFEECDFYVDISKAVDSEQKEIAILAPSYSDQDPAVLLDDWSLVHCDKFIDQDHSRGLGRILYLPKRFHRKMKTNLRYQHYCLLKKKSS, encoded by the coding sequence ATGTTCTCCAACAGGCTCTTGTTGTTTGGCCTTTTCTATCTGAGACTGATATCAACCTTCTATGGTATTATTTCAGACTGTGATGAAGTGTTCAACTACTGGGAGCCACTCAACTTCATGCTTAGAGGGTTTGGAAAACAGACTTGGGAGTATTCTCCAGAGTATGCCATCCGATCTTGGTCCTATCTAGTGCCACTTTGGATAGCAGGCTATCCACCATTGTTCCTGGATATCCCTTCTTACTACTTTTTCTACTTTTTCAGACTACTGCTGGttattttttcattggtTGCAGAAGTCAAGTTGTACCATagtttgaagaaaaatgtcAGCAGTAAGATCAGTTTCTGGTACCTTCTATTTACAACCGTTGCTCCAGGAATGTCTCATAGCACGATAGCCTTATTACCATCCTCTTTTGCTATGGTTTGTCACACTTTTGCCATTAGATACGTCATTGATTACCTACAATTACCAACATTAATGCGCACAATCAGAGAGACTGCTGCCATCTCACCAGCTCACAAACAACAACTAGCCAACTCTCTCAACAACTCCAGTCAATATTTGATAGTAGCAAAGGCAGTTTTTTGGTACACAGTGGGTGGATTACTAGGATGGCCTTTCGCATTAGCTTTGGCTCTGCCCTTTGCTATCACCATTTTTGTTCGAAAAGTTTACTACAAGGAATTGCATCAATTGGCTGTTATTGGCGCTCTAAGCGTGTTCATAGTCCTTCTTATCCTTGCATATGTGGTCCAAATTGACTCAATATGTTACAACAAAACAGAATTAATTCCTCTTAACATTGTTCTTTACAACGTCTTGAATACCGATGACTCTGTTGGTCCTGATATTTTTGGCACTGAGCCAGTCTCATACTACATCCTCAATTTGCTGCTaaacttcaatttcttaGCATTGTTGGGATATGCAAGTTTGCCCTTGCTGCTAATATTTAACTTTCTCCCCGATTTCAATTTGAGGAGTTCCAATGTTAAACTTTTTGGGCATGAGGGCGGTTCTAATAAACTTATAACTTTGTTTGCCCCACTATACCTTTGGTCTGTCATATTTTTTACCCAACCACACAAAGAGGAAAGGTTTCTTTACCCCATTTATCCACTTATCACTTTGGGTGCTGCATTTGCTACTCATCAATTGATTCGAATTCCATCATTATTATCAACTGTATTTATTCCAAACAAAAGGGTTCTTCACAAAGCAATTAATCTCACGATTATCATCTTGTTTTCATCATTTATTGTTGTTATCTCCGTCTTAAGAGTTTTTGCTCTTATTTCGCATTATAGTGCTCCGTTATTTGTCTATCAACATCTGGACCAGTTTGCTTCAGATACTCCAAAAAATGTATGTGTTGGTAGAGAATGGTATCACTatccttcttcatttttccTACCTCCTTCTATGCGTCTACGCTTTGTTAGGTCAGGCTTTAGTGGGATGTTACCAGGTGATTTTGACGAATCCGTTTCAAGGCTTTCTTCCATGTCTAATATACCAAGAGAACTGTATAATAAcaaaaatctttttgaatcCGACAAGGTCATCCCCTTTGAGGAGTGTGATTTTTACGTTgacatttccaaagctGTGGATTctgaacaaaaagaaatagcAATATTGGCCCCATCCTACTCAGATCAAGATCCCGCAGTTTTATTAGATGATTGGTCCTTGGTACACTGTGATAAGTTCATAGATCAGGATCACAGCAGAGGCCTGGGAAGAATCCTTTATCTTCCAAAACGCTTCCACAGAAAAATGAAGACAAATCTGAGATACCAGCATTACTGTctattgaaaaagaaaagtaGTTAA